One genomic region from Deltaproteobacteria bacterium encodes:
- a CDS encoding glucose 1-dehydrogenase: MADNALISLQDKVVVVTGGSRGIGAAIARACAAAGARVVVASRKQEGVDAVAADIRAAGGDALAVAAHTGHADQVDALFARAVDAFGRVDGLVNNAATNPYFGPMLGISEPAWDKTFEVNVKGYFYAARAFVAHARKRGGGGAIVNVASVAGRGAAAAQGVYAMTKAAVISMTQTLAVELGSSGIRVNALAPGLIDTKFASALVHNPAIGGAIAKQTPLGRIGRPEDIAGGAVYLLSDAAAFVTGEVLVIDGGLTVGAIHVGA, translated from the coding sequence ATGGCGGACAATGCGTTGATTTCCCTGCAAGACAAGGTGGTCGTGGTCACCGGCGGCAGCCGCGGTATCGGCGCGGCGATCGCCCGCGCGTGCGCGGCCGCCGGCGCGCGGGTCGTGGTGGCGTCGCGCAAGCAGGAGGGCGTCGACGCGGTCGCCGCGGACATCCGCGCCGCGGGCGGCGACGCGCTCGCGGTGGCGGCGCACACCGGCCACGCCGACCAGGTCGACGCGCTGTTTGCGCGCGCGGTCGACGCGTTCGGCCGGGTGGACGGGCTGGTCAACAACGCCGCGACCAACCCGTACTTCGGTCCGATGCTCGGCATCTCCGAGCCCGCGTGGGACAAGACGTTCGAGGTCAACGTCAAGGGCTACTTCTATGCCGCGCGCGCGTTCGTGGCCCACGCGCGGAAGCGCGGCGGCGGCGGCGCCATCGTCAACGTCGCCAGCGTCGCGGGCCGCGGCGCGGCCGCCGCACAGGGTGTATATGCAATGACGAAGGCCGCCGTCATCTCGATGACGCAGACGCTCGCGGTCGAACTCGGCTCCTCCGGCATCCGGGTCAACGCGCTCGCGCCGGGACTGATCGACACAAAATTTGCGTCGGCGCTGGTCCACAACCCGGCGATCGGCGGCGCGATCGCGAAGCAGACGCCGCTGGGGCGCATCGGCCGCCCGGAAGACATCGCCGGCGGCGCGGTCTATTTGCTGTCGGACGCGGCGGCGTTCGTCACGGGCGAGGTGCTCGTCATCGACGGCGGCCTCACGGTCGGCGCGATTCACGTCGGCGCGTGA
- a CDS encoding acyl-CoA dehydrogenase: MAKAVNQYRADLREIRFRLYEQFHLDELLGQPPFEEWDVEAVDMIIDEVYQFACDKIGPTNRVGDEVGCRLVDGKVITPPGFKEAWDALYEAGYRNVSAPEEHGGAGAPFSVGIATEEFLAGANVAFAMYPGLTVGAAELIAAFGTPEQVGRYVHNMFSGKWAGTMCLTEPHAGSDVGAATTKAIKQPDGTYKIEGTKIFISAGDHDLTENIIHMVLARTEGAPPGTKGLSLFIVPRDKLTGGSNDVTVGGIEHKMGINGSATCVLNFGENGNCVGELVGTEECRGMSQMFRMMNFARIGVGVQGMAVASAAYLAALDYAKERKQGPHVSKWKDPTAPKVPIIQHPDVRRMLIDMKARVEGIRALILKLCAHTDRERLLAGKDDEQAAYHKGQVDLLVPIVKAYSSDQAFRVCETAIQVFGGAGYLRDHPVEQYLRDSKIFSIYEGTNHIQAMDLVGRKLPQRGGAN; the protein is encoded by the coding sequence GTGGCCAAGGCCGTCAACCAGTACCGCGCCGACCTGCGCGAGATCCGCTTTCGCCTGTACGAACAGTTTCACCTCGACGAACTGCTCGGGCAGCCGCCGTTCGAGGAGTGGGACGTCGAGGCGGTCGACATGATCATCGACGAGGTCTACCAGTTCGCGTGCGACAAGATCGGGCCGACCAACCGCGTCGGCGACGAGGTCGGATGCCGGTTGGTGGACGGCAAGGTCATCACGCCGCCGGGGTTCAAGGAGGCGTGGGATGCGTTGTACGAGGCCGGCTATCGCAACGTGAGCGCCCCGGAGGAGCACGGCGGCGCGGGCGCGCCGTTTTCGGTCGGCATCGCGACCGAGGAGTTCCTCGCGGGCGCCAACGTCGCGTTCGCCATGTATCCGGGGTTGACCGTCGGCGCGGCGGAGCTGATCGCGGCGTTCGGTACGCCGGAGCAGGTCGGTCGTTACGTGCACAACATGTTCTCGGGCAAGTGGGCCGGCACGATGTGCCTCACCGAGCCGCACGCCGGATCGGACGTCGGTGCGGCGACCACCAAGGCGATCAAGCAGCCCGACGGCACGTACAAGATCGAGGGCACCAAGATCTTCATCTCGGCGGGCGACCACGACCTGACCGAGAACATCATCCACATGGTGCTCGCCCGCACGGAAGGGGCGCCTCCCGGGACGAAGGGATTGAGCCTGTTCATCGTTCCGCGCGACAAGCTCACCGGTGGCAGCAACGACGTCACGGTCGGCGGCATCGAGCACAAGATGGGCATCAACGGCTCGGCCACCTGCGTGCTCAACTTCGGCGAAAACGGCAACTGCGTGGGCGAGCTGGTCGGCACCGAGGAATGCCGCGGCATGAGCCAGATGTTCCGCATGATGAACTTCGCGCGGATCGGCGTCGGCGTCCAGGGCATGGCCGTGGCGTCCGCCGCGTACCTGGCGGCGCTCGACTACGCCAAGGAGCGCAAGCAGGGCCCGCACGTGTCCAAGTGGAAGGACCCGACCGCACCGAAGGTGCCGATCATCCAGCACCCGGACGTGCGCCGGATGCTGATCGACATGAAGGCGCGGGTCGAGGGGATTCGCGCGCTGATCCTCAAGCTGTGCGCGCACACCGATCGGGAGCGGCTGCTCGCCGGCAAGGACGACGAACAGGCCGCCTACCACAAGGGACAGGTCGACCTGCTCGTGCCGATCGTCAAGGCGTACTCGTCGGATCAGGCGTTCCGCGTGTGCGAAACCGCGATCCAGGTGTTCGGCGGCGCCGGCTATCTGCGCGATCACCCGGTGGAGCAGTACTTGCGCGACTCGAAGATCTTCTCGATCTACGAGGGCACCAACCACATCCAGGCGATGGACCTCGTCGGCCGCAAGCTGCCGCAGCGCGGCGGCGCCAACTT